The sequence TTATGCACTTTTGGCAGCTATCctttgcgtcagagagtaatttttgcttttatttcttACGCGTTAAAacaggcgcccggtggcgctgccggAGGCGACCTCGCCTGCCTGCAAACGGCGGAGAAACGCGAGCCACGTGAGCACGGCGTCACAGAAAAATAGACGTCTAGGGGCGAAGGGAAGCGCAACTGACTTCAGGGAATTTTCGAACCATACCCGTGAGACCTCATGCGCAAAGTTCACACCAGTATTCACCTAGCGctaggcaaagatactttgaaattataTAGCGCTACgctacaagatactcaggcaagaagtatgaTTCGCAGGCGGCACTACCCTCACTCTGTTGCACAAAAGCAAAAGCAATCTATAGTAGTCTGAGCTACGAGACACTTAAAATAGCTCACCAATGCAAGTCAAAAGCATCATGAACGGtacagtgtatatttatgtgcgtgttaactatttttgtcttggttaggctatgcaacggttgctcttcatttttttaacatgaccgtgtgtacacatatacGTGATTgctgaatatgttgttttgactgttatgatGTGTCTGGACTGTTGCGTTAAGTTCTATATCGTATGTACTGCGGTCTAGTTGTGCTTAGAAACTTGGACCCTATGTGCTCTATGTTTGACAcatcaagagctaaggagtagccggtgccttattgtgcgccaacatctcctgacatgtcaataaaaaaaatacatgagatacagatacaagatactacaacactgattgtatccgatgcgATAAATTTCAATTGTatattaagatacttcgatacatgaGCAAATTTGTTATTACGTATGTCGCACTAGGCGCCTATGCACCGAAATATTCGCTTGAAAATGTGTTAACTgccaccaattttgtttcatttgaatgaaatgtctgttagtatctcaacaGTTTTGTAGTTCTttctcaaggtatattagtttcattcagaAAGAACTTAAGCGTTGTTTAGGCTGCTTAACATGgtagctctttatacactttgcTGATAGCGGTTTTCGCTTTTCGTCTTTGTAATTgacgggagtcgctgctctgcttgccgaccagctaggcGGTTGCCATCTAATCCCAAGAACTTCAATTAAAGGCCTCCGCACGATGGTCCGCATACGGCTGCGGAGTTCTACCTTTCCCGTAAACGTATTTTGGTTTTCGCGTACAGAGATCAcgggacaggtgtacgtcacgaAGAACATGCGCAAcgcagaaacgtttcagacgtattgtacagtttcacaaagcaccgcaggacaccgccgctattctcACTATGGCCACTTACATATACGATTACCTGGGGATTAGTATCCAAAAacaaggaatatatatatatatatctaagtaGAACGCAATGTTCCGTATCaagcacagcgaataagtatagaaacgcGCTACAGCCGGCACCTCCAAGGGGTAAAAATAATttttgcgttttacgtcccaaaatcatgacATCAATATGAGAGAGGCTTTAatgtagggctccggaaagttcgaccacctggggttctaaaaccaaAGTATAAGTGCACGGACATCTAGCATTGCGGCCGCCGCCACCCTCGgctcagcagtcaagcactataaccagtagaccaccgcggcgggtgaccCTAATAACTACggcaattaaattcagtgcctgtgGAAAATAGCGTACAACGaatcgttgggacgctcatgatagatagatagatagatagatagatagatagatagatagatagatagatagatagatagatagatagatagatagatagatagatagatagatagatagatagatagatagatagatagataaatagatatgctcaaagtcgcagaagttcgctaagaaatgcttcgcatttaaaaattgacGTAAGCCAAGATATCGCCTATTAGGTGAATGCTTGCTTTGTTACATCCAGCAACGGTAccaatggtgctatagctgttagaatcttatttgcatacaaGTCTATCCCAGAACATAATATTAATGagcgctaacagacaataatgccaaagcaggtataggagatgttatttgtagtaattaggacgtaaatgtgaagaaagtaaagcggacgaaaagataatttgccgccggcagggaccgaacctgcgaccttcgaattacgcgtccgatgctctaccgcggagctacggcagcggtcatcccctcgtccactttgtggggtatatatagGAAATTAAAAGtcacacgtgatctttttacgagctggcagctgacgtacaatccctcgcatactacctgaaggcatcaagtctgccagaacgagaccctcgctatgtaTGAAGGAAAggcgacttttaagggctcgtttttgtttgttagacaaaataataatgagaactaagagacaataatgccaaggtagGTAGAGGAGATGTTATTTTTAGTAAATAGGACATAAAATGATCTCCTCTACttaccttggcattattgtcttttagttTGCAGTTAGGTTCACACTATGTTCAAACTCCGGCGCttttggtaaaccacttacgtttcagcccaattctAACATAAAAGACAGCGCGACCAAACTACAAAAATCATTTTAAAAGAGAGCACAAATATTAGAGATAATATGTGCCGAGTTTTATTATCCTTCGTTTAACTTGTTTACAGGAATAAACTCCTGATATACAGTATTTTgtgcggtttgccttgtttgtgATTTTTTACCTCAAAAGTCCTAAGAGAGGTAAGCGAAATTATATACTCATAAAATtgtattttacttgttctttGATGAAAATAAAAATCGCGGCCaaaaagtgcaccgttttttccctaggtgcgctcaaaattaataaatcgcgaaattggcagaaaagtgATTTTTGCGGCCAGAATGTAtagatatttttttcaggcgaacaaatttttttttgcacgaaacTAACTTCGAGACCAGTGCTCTGGGCTTAATACCTGTGcgtgcagtaaatttcatcaaaatcggaaaTGGTGACCGGGACATCGTCTtcaatcttatctggacacagcctggtgttggtaatacctatgttaCTGTTGTCATCGTTAGACAACTGGGTATATAACActtgtgcgactcttcaacatatgtctGTGCGTATACCATTGGCTCCTATATTTAGCCTCATTTCATAACGTGTTGCTCAATGTaacaaattacgccacagtcaccttcccgccgcatgcttcgcaaaacatcgattcccacagtacgtgggatatGTCAAATTAGTTTAGTTACAAGTTGATTAGAATTAATCACTATAAAAGGCATACATTACCGTATTTTTCTTCCTAGCAGTTGAGTATGTTAAGATCTGCTTGCATCGTAGGTCGTTGTTTTCGCCTTTACAATTGTTTTACATtagaaaaatatatattttgaacttaggactcactcggactcagactcaacaaaattCTTCTCATCcgcactcacccggactcagactcactaaacttttcccAAActgagctcactgagactcaaactcaccaaaacattattcactcggactcactcatactcagactcaTAACTGgatgtgagcctgagtgagtgtgagtgagttgactcatgagtccgttagcgtatatttAACTTTTCCGACCATAACGTCAACGCTCTTTCAACACCAAAATCTCACATAATTCGTGCTCTACATGGCGTCTTTTAGTCTCGTGCTTTCAAATACGAGTTGCCAATGGTTGTAATCCAGCAAGGACACTTTTATTAAAAGAGATTACTTACATAACGTATCTTTATCAACATCTTCTCGTGAAAGATTTTGCCGGAGGAAGGTCAAAAGAACCCCCCCACCTCCActtcgtaactcacgcctctgttcAATAACTATTGAGATGGCCTATGAaaagctagtgctttgaagtatgagTGAGTAGCTTTGAGTATATACAGGAGCTGACAAATGGCTGAGAgtgatgctgaagttgagtaaattgaaccatatgtcggcaaaaaaggcggagctcactcagactaactcaacAAATACAGATCGCGCTTCCGGCTCACTCGACTCACACTCACCAAggttttcctcatccggactcacttgGTCACAGACTGACGAAAGTtttcctcaaacggactcactcggactcaaactcacgaaaacattactcacccgggctcactcagagtcagactcacggttcaatgtgagtctgagtgagtctgaataggccgactcatgagtgagtttgccaacctatgcagATGCTACAGTAACCCGGCAGctattgtaaaacaatgtcgtgcccttgattagcggcgcgatgacaaatttcATTGATATGAGACAgcaactggtggtagtttccatgtcgtagacttcgcacgcattgaagggctgccttaGAATCGCAGAATATGGCCAATCTACCaggggattcttgcataacaaactccatagcggGCTCGAAGAGAGGCGAGCTCGGAGCCCTTAGATGTCGTGATGTGGGAGGTCTTGAACTTGTGGCGATGGGCGACCTCACAGACCGGCGAAGTCTCGGCCTtaccagagagagagcgagcccgacacgaccgcCTTGATCGGAAGTATTGTAATCTCTATTTCTTTCGAACGCAAGCGCGCGCAGGCccgtggcagcggcacctgcctcgtgcaagagcgagcgtctccgtcctcttctttgcgacgccgaTGTTGCTGCCGCTACAGAGGGCTCCCCCCCTAGAGAGGAGGAAAGTCCGACGAACGATCATAACTCCAGGTGACACGGGATGTCTTTGGTGTTGCATGAGAAGGCAGCGATCCGGGACGCAGTAGCGTTGCGTCGCACGATGGTGGGGCCGATGGCAACGTTCTTTCGAAGTAGGCAGGCTTGATACGTTCGAGAGCGATTGTGTCGGGCCGGCCGTTGACGTTGACAACGAATGTCGACGGACGACGCTCCAGAACTCGATACggcccggagtagtgcggctGCAAAGGCTTCCGCACAGCACagttgcgcacgaaaacgtgtgTAGCAGATGTGAGCTCGGAGACACGTAAGGAGCTCTCGATTCGTGCGGGCGTGTAGGCACGGGGCGTAACTGCTGGAAGATGTTTTTCAGGTCGGAAACGTAGTCTCCGGCTAATGGCACAGGTGTTTTGGCGGGGGCTTCGAAGAAGTCGCATGGCAGGCGTAGCGAACTGCCGTAGACCAACTCGGCGCATGAACAGCCCAGATCGCTTTTGATGGCAGTTCTAATGCCCAGCAAAACGAGTGGCATTTGAACGACCCACTTCTCTGGTGATCCTTGTGCGATGAGGGAGGACTTTAGATGCCTGTGGAAACGTTCGACCAGCCcattggtttgtgggtggtaagAGGTCGTGCGGAGGCGTGTCGTTCCGAGAAGCTTGAGGAGTTCGTTGAAGAGCGCCGAATCAAACTGCGGACCGCGATCGGTGACTATAGTAGATGGGCAGCCGAACCTCGCAATCCATGTCGACACGAAGGCTGCTGCAACTGTGGCTGCTGATATGTCGGCGATGGGTGTAGCTTCTGGCCACCGTGTGTAGCGGTCGATGCATGTCAGTATGTAACTGTAGCCCttggaaggcgggagagggccGACCAGGTCCAAGTGTACGGTGTCAAAACGCGCGTCCGGTGGAAGGAAGGACTTCGCAGGCGGAATGGGATGGCGCTGGTTCTTGGAGCGTTGACACGGCAAACAACAGCGCACCCAGTCGCGAACTTGGGCGTTTAGCTGAGGCCAAACGTAGCGACTGGAAATGAGCTTCTGTGTAGCGCGAATTCCGGGATGCGACAGACTGTGTACAGCATCGAACAGGCGTCTGCGAAGCGGTTCCGGGACGAAAGGTCGGGGTGTGCCGGTAGAAGTATCACACACTACCGATGTACCATCTGAAGTCAAAACGACGTCCTCCAGCTTCAGGGACGTTGACGAATTTCGGAGGGTACGTAGCTCGGTGTCGTCACGCTGGTGAGTAGCGAGTAGGCCGATGTCGATGATGGAAGGCTCTGCAGTTGCTGTGGAGACTGCATCGACGCGGCTCAGAACATCGGCAGTAATGTTGTCGGTGCCTTTGACATGATGGAACGTTGTGGTAAACTCCGAGATGTAGGAAAGATGTCGACTCTCGCGAGGCGAGTAGTAGGACGCAGATCGGTTCATCGCGTGCACAAGGGGCTTATGGTCGGTCATGACACTGAACTGACGACCTTCTAGGAAGTGTCGGACAGCCAAGTACACGGCGAGTAGCTCGCGGCCGAAAACGCTGTAACGGCTCTGTGCAGGCTTCAGCTTCTTTGAAAAGAAAGCGAGCGGATGCCATGTACCATTGATGAATTGTTGCAAAACGGCGCCGACAGCGTTGTTCGAGGCGTCTGTCATGATAGCAGTCGGTGCATCTGGTTTCGGATGTTTCAGGAGTGTTGCACTGGCGAGGGCACTCTTGACTATTGTGAACGCGTGGGCGGCTTCTTCAGTCCACTGAAGCGCTTGGTTCCTTTTGGAGCTGAGAAGGCCGTCTAGAGGGGCGACAAGTCGTGCACAATCGGGTATAAACCGTCGATAGAAATTGACGAACCCGAGAAATTGTCGAAGTTTGGTCATCGTTGTCGGTTGTGGAAAATCTTCGACGACGCGAATCTTGGACGGTAGTGGTCGAATGCCGTTCGCGTCGACTACGTGTCCAAGGAACTCGAGTTCCTGTCGACCAAATTCACTTTTGGCGGCGTTGATGACGATTCCGCGGCTGGCGAGGCGGGAGAATAACAACCGCAGGTGTTGAATATGTTCTTCAGCGGAAGGACTTGCGACAAggagatcgtcgatataggcaaAGACGAATGGCAAGCCTCGGGTGACGGAGTCGATGAAACGCTGGAACGATTGGCCAGCGTTCCGTAGGCCGAAGGGCATGCGGAGGAATTCAAAAAGACCGAAAGGTGTGGTGATGGCGGCCTTCGGCATGTCTTCTTCGGCGACTGGCAGTTGATGATAGGCGCGAACAAGATCTATCTTAGAAAATATTGTCGCACCGTGCAGTGCTACCGTGAAGTCCTGGATATTCGGAAGTGGGTAGCGATCAGGAACCGTGATGttgttgagcgcccggtaatcgccACATGAACGCCAATCCCCAGACTTCTCGGCACCATATGAAGCGGAGACGCCCAGTTGCTAGAAGAAGGTCGGATGATCCCGAGTGCGAGCATGTGCTCCAACTCCGCGCGGGCAACCTTGAGTTTCTCAGGGGACAAACGCCGAGGTAGAAAATAAACCGGAGGGCCGGAGGTGACGATGTGATGACAAACGTCGTGTTGGACCGGTTGCGTCCAGTCCGGCTGGCGCGTCAAAGTGGAAAGCTCACGGAGGAGCTCGGCGAAAGGTTCTTCCTGCATAGAAGATATGGGCGGGATCGGCGATGTGGTTGTTGCAAGGGAGCCGGTAACGGTCAGGTGGGTAAGAGAGTCGATAAGACGACGGTGTTTCACGTCGACAAGGAGTCCACAGTGGTGCAGGAAATCAGCTCCGATGAGGGCGCGTCGGACATCTGCAACCAGGAAAATCCAGCGAAACGCTCGTCGGAGGCCAAGATTGAGCATGACGGAGCGCGATGCGTAGACTGGAATCCTGGTACCATTGACAGCTTGCAAAAACGACACAGGTGTCGTTTTTCGGTCGGAGCgttgagcaggaataatgcttacGTCTGCACCAGTGTCGACTAGGAAACGTTGTCCTGTGGCTCTGTCCGTGAGGTAGAAGAGGCGACTTGTGTGCTGGGCCGGACCGCTGGTCGCCGTCAGAGGTCGGCCGGCCTGTTTCCCTGCCATGCACAATGACGGCGGCAGTGACGAGCGCCGTTTCCAAAACGGCGATGGTAGTAGCagatgcgaggcgttggtgacgCGTCACGGCTAGTGGGTGTGCGTCTCGGCTTGCTGGAACTTCGGTGGCGTGAACGGTGAGGTGACGCGCGGCGATGTTCTGCTGCAGAGACGATGCGTTCAAGACGCTCACACAGGGCGTCGAGCGGTGACTGGGCTGTCGAAGAAGACGGAAGAGTTCGCAGCGTGGTGGTACTCTCACCAGTCGACGGTGTCGTGGCTGCGATGGCTGGCGTGGCTACTTCCATCACCTTGTCGGCCAACGCGGCAAGTCCGGTGAGGTCCATGGTAGAAGCTGTTGCCAGAACCATCTGCACGTTAGCCGGCAGTCGTTGTAAAAGCAGCTCGCGTAACAGCGCGTCATCGACGGATCCCGCGTTGTCTCCGAGCAGCTGCTTCATTCGGCTAAGAAGTTGGCTGGGGCGTCGGTCGCCGAGTTCTTCAGCGGACAGAAGCTGCTGTATGCGAGCACGCTGTGAAACTGCCGTGCGCTGTAGCAGGGTCGTCTTGAGATCGTCGTAGGCGTTCGCAGACAGCGGGTTGCTCAACAGATCTGCTACTTCGTCAATGGCGGTGGGCGAGAGTGCCGCAACAGCGTAGTGGAACTTCGTAGCTTGGGAGCGGATACCAGCAACTTGAAATTGTGATTCCGCCTGAAGAAACCACGCCGAAGGATGCTGGTCCCAGTACTGAGGAAGGCGGACAGCGATGGCTGAGCAGGAAGGCACACCGCGTTGCTCGGGAAGGTTCTGGTCTCGAGAACTTGTACCGTCAGTCTGTTCCATGGTCGCTTCTGCCGCGGAAACTTATGGCCacgatcacgtccgggtcaccaaactGTGGCGATGGGCGACCTCACAGACCGGCGAAGTCTCGGCCTTACCAGAGAGAGAGGGTCACCAAACTGTGGCGATGGGCGACCTCACAGACCGGCGAAGTCTCGGCCTtaccagagagagagcgagcccgacacgaccgcCT comes from Rhipicephalus sanguineus isolate Rsan-2018 chromosome 7, BIME_Rsan_1.4, whole genome shotgun sequence and encodes:
- the LOC119398637 gene encoding uncharacterized protein LOC119398637; amino-acid sequence: MEQTDGTSSRDQNLPEQRGVPSCSAIAVRLPQYWDQHPSAWFLQAESQFQVAGIRSQATKFHYAVAALSPTAIDEVADLLSNPLSANAYDDLKTTLLQRTAVSQRARIQQLLSAEELGDRRPSQLLSRMKQLLGDNAGSVDDALLRELLLQRLPANVQMVLATASTMDLTGLAALADKVMEVATPAIAATTPSTGESTTTLRTLPSSSTAQSPLDALCERLERIVSAAEHRRASPHRSRHRSSSKPRRTPTSRDASPTPRICYYHRRFGNGARHCRRHCAWQGNRPADL